A segment of the Terriglobales bacterium genome:
ACATCGCCATCGTCGAGCTCTTCTACGCCGAGTTCATCAGCGGCCGGCAGGAGAAGAGCAATTACCGGGAGCTGCCGCACACCACGCTGGAGGAGATCTGGCGCATCGGCGACTCCGCCCAGGAGCAGTTGGCGGGCTACCTGGCGCGCGCCGGCGAGGCCGACCTGGACGCCGCGCTCACCCTGGAGCGCGGCTCCTTCCGCGTCGTGGCCTCGCGCCGCAAGATGCTGGCCCACGTCTTCCTGCACGGCCTGCGCCACTGGGCGCAATTGGCCCTGGTCCTGCGCCAGCACGGCTACAAGACCGGCTGGCAGCACGACTTCATCTTCACCGAAGCGCTGCCCTAGAGTTTCAGGGTCTTCAGCCAGGCGCGCAGATCGTCGCCCAGGTCCGGGCGCTTGAGGGCCAGCTCGACGGTGGCCTTGAGGAAGCCGAGCTTGTCGCCGGTGTCGTGGCGTTTGCCTTCGAAGACGAAGCCGTAGAGCTTCTCGTGCTCGAGCAGCTTGCGCAGCCCGTCGGTGAGCTGCAGTTCTCCGCCCGCGCCCGGCGTGAGGTTCGCCAGTTCCTCGAAGATGCGCGGGGTCAGGATGTAGCGCCCGATCACCGCCAGCTTGGAGGGCGCCTGCTCGAACTTCGGTTTCTCCACCAGGTTCTTCACCTCGAAGAGCCGCCCGTCGAACTTGCCGTCCACCGGCCGCGCGTCGATCACGCCGTAGGAAGAGATGGCGGGGCCCTCCACCGTCTGGATGGCGATCACCGACGACTGCGTCTCCTCGAAGACCTCGAGCATCTGCTGGAGGCAGGGCACGGGCGCGTCGATGACGTCGTCGGCCAGGATGACGGCGCAGGGCTCGTCGCCCACCAGTTCGCGCGCCATGAGCACGGCGTGGCCCAGGCCCAGCGCCTCCTTCTGGCGCACGTAGGCGACGCTGATCATCTCCGAGACCTCGCGCACCTTGGCCAGCAGGTCGGGCTTGCCGCGCGCTTCCAGCAGCTTCTCCAGCTCGTAGCTGACGTCGAAGTGGTCTTCGATGGCGCGTTTGCCGCGCCCGGTCACCAGGATGATCTGGTCGCAGCCCGCCGCCATGGCCTCTTCCACGCCGTACTGGATGATGGGCTTGTCCACCAGCGGCAGCATCTCCTTGGGCTGCGCCTTGGTGGCGGGCAGGAAACGCGTGCCCAGCCCGGCGGCGGGAAAGACGGCTTTGCGGACTCGTTGCTTCATAGCCACTCGCTGCTGGTTTCTAGCTCCTGGCCAAAGCACCTAGCAATTAGCACTTAGCATTTAGCCCCTCAAGGTTTTACTAGGCCTCCACGAAACACTTCAAGGGCTAAATGCTAATTGCTAAGCGCTAATTGCTTACCGTCGCTGCCTCGCCGGCCAGGTTCTCCAGCAGCCCACGCAACCGAGCCAGAACCTCCTCCGCGGGCGCGGTGCGCTGGGTGAACTTGAGCACGCCGCCGGGGGAGAACTGTGCGCCCTTCTCCGCGGCCACGAAGGCGGCCAGGCGCGCCGGCTCCACCTGCGCGCTCTCGGTGAAGCGGATGCTCACCTGCTCGCGCTTGCGCTCGATGGCGGCCACGCCCACGCGCTCGCACAGCAGCTTGAGCACGGCATAGTCGAGCAGGTTGCGCACCGGCGCGGGCGGCGGGCCGTAGCGGTCCTGCAATTCCTCGCGCACGTCCTGGAGCGCGGCCTCGGTCTCCACCCCGGCCACGCGCTTGTACATGCGCAGCCGCTGGTTCTCCTC
Coding sequences within it:
- a CDS encoding DinB family protein — protein: MTGISFQELQRYTQEERGKWRAWLEKQPAAALEVPAGEAGTDTASVRGLLWHIAIVELFYAEFISGRQEKSNYRELPHTTLEEIWRIGDSAQEQLAGYLARAGEADLDAALTLERGSFRVVASRRKMLAHVFLHGLRHWAQLALVLRQHGYKTGWQHDFIFTEALP
- the galU gene encoding UTP--glucose-1-phosphate uridylyltransferase GalU, producing the protein MKQRVRKAVFPAAGLGTRFLPATKAQPKEMLPLVDKPIIQYGVEEAMAAGCDQIILVTGRGKRAIEDHFDVSYELEKLLEARGKPDLLAKVREVSEMISVAYVRQKEALGLGHAVLMARELVGDEPCAVILADDVIDAPVPCLQQMLEVFEETQSSVIAIQTVEGPAISSYGVIDARPVDGKFDGRLFEVKNLVEKPKFEQAPSKLAVIGRYILTPRIFEELANLTPGAGGELQLTDGLRKLLEHEKLYGFVFEGKRHDTGDKLGFLKATVELALKRPDLGDDLRAWLKTLKL
- a CDS encoding TRCF domain-containing protein, which codes for AGNLLGAQQSGHVDAVGFELYTTMLERAVRELKGEAVPAEVAAQLNLGLNIRIPAGYIAEENQRLRMYKRVAGVETEAALQDVREELQDRYGPPPAPVRNLLDYAVLKLLCERVGVAAIERKREQVSIRFTESAQVEPARLAAFVAAEKGAQFSPGGVLKFTQRTAPAEEVLARLRGLLENLAGEAATVSN